A stretch of DNA from Gemella haemolysans ATCC 10379:
TGACCACTATGTTAGAAACATATTTCATATCTGAATAAAATTCAGTAATTTTTTCATCTTCATTAAACCACGGTAAAAAATTCTTTTGATTTAGTGTAAGTATTACATAGTCATAATAATATATACTACCATTTGAATGAACTAGATACTTATCACCTTTTTTTTCTATTTTTTCAACCTTACGGTTTAACTCTAAAAATACTTTATCTGAAAAATTCGATTCTAGAGTCTCTATAAATGATTTTAAAGTAAATTTTAGTCTGTATTCTGAACCTACAGTAATATTATCTATAACGTTCCTGTCATACATATCTTCTAAAATTTTATTAATATCTTCTTTTTGAATTGTCAAAAATGATAGTTCCGGCATTAAACTTACCATACTTTGCTTAGAAATATCACTTGCATAATGACTTGTCAATAAAGGCTCAATTAACTTATCATAAATTTTCTCATTGATTATAACTTTAAAAAATTCTTCAACTGTTAATTCCTTTATATCTTCATCTTCTAAAGTATTATACATATTATACATAATAGATAGTTTTTCTTTAAAAGTGAATAAATCTGACAATAACAACTCTCTTTTATCTAAAGGTACCCCGTAAAGCATTTTTTCTGGTAGGTATTTAATACCTTCTTTTGTAAAAAATACTTTTTTAGTCATACCACTTTTTATTAGATATCGATGCAGACCTAGTTCTATCATTAAGTAAAATAGTACACCTTGTTCGCTAATTGAATTATACCATCCATTATCATAAATTTCCTGACCTAACTGAAATTTCCCAAACCTGTCATTAGCAAATTCTATATCTCTTTCTATTAAATCAATATTGAACTTTCTTGAGTTTGCTCCTGAGAACTTATCTAGAAAATAAGCACAGCTCACTCCTGATAAATCTCCTCCTATTATTGCTATGTTTTTCATGATATTACCTTCTATTTTACTTTTTCAATAAAAATCTTAGCTATAATATTAGCTAAAACTACCGATGCAATAATTATAACTATAGTCATTCCTTCAAAATTACTAAATAATAGTGCAAATAATGCAAGTAATATTGTTGTTATTAACATTACAACAGTTAATAATTTCTTAAAGCTATCGATTTTAATACTTTCATCAACTGGTAATATACTATGCCAAATATTATTACTCATCTGTTTATATAGAGGAACAAGCTGAATAATTGTTAGATAACTATAAGATATTATAACTACTGCACTAACATAAGGATTTTTAAAACTAAAAATTATTAATCCTGATAATAGCATAAGCCTTAAAGCTAAAAACACTGTATTTTCCTGTCTTAAAAAGACTCTATAATAATAATATTTAAAACTATTTTCTTTTGTGAAATTGTCTTTAGTTAATTTAGGTAATAATGCATCAAAATATTTTCTTCTAGCTACTTTTACCCCGCTTAATGGTACATCCACAAACATATTCACGAATTTCAAGTAACTCTCCATACGATGCTTATCATACTCAGCCGCTTCATTCCATTTAACAACTAGCTTTTCTTGATCTTCTGAACTCTTTGAGCCCGTAGAATTCTTAATAACATAATATGCGCAGAATGCCAAGCTAATTATACCAGCCATATCAGCTATATGAATATAAGTATTAATTATGAATACTGCAATTATCTGTATAAAAGTCACTATAAATTGTAAAATTTTAATCCAAATAATTTCTTTATAGTGAATAACTTGAACGTATTTTAATAAATTGTTTATTACAATTACCATAAGCAGTAAACATATAGATAATTTATCAATATTTCCAATAATACTAGTAATAGGCTTAACTGCAAAATAAAAGATGACAAACGCTATAATGTGTGTTACCGATACATTTATAACAGTTTTTCTACCAACGTTTTTATAGTACTTCTCTAATGGTAATAAAAACACTGCATCTGCTTCTTTTATATACGTTTTAATCTTTGTACTTATCAAATAGTAACTAAATGCTAATGATGCAGCTATAAATACTGAGTATAATTCAAATTGGCTCGCCACAGCTATCCATTTAGAATAATTAATCAATACTGCTCCTAACACAATAATAAGAAACATAATTAGGTGCGAATTAAAAATATACTTACTATAGGTTAGTTTTAACTCCTGCTCTTTCTTGCGTCTATCCGCAAAGATAT
This window harbors:
- a CDS encoding protoporphyrinogen/coproporphyrinogen oxidase, which gives rise to MKNIAIIGGDLSGVSCAYFLDKFSGANSRKFNIDLIERDIEFANDRFGKFQLGQEIYDNGWYNSISEQGVLFYLMIELGLHRYLIKSGMTKKVFFTKEGIKYLPEKMLYGVPLDKRELLLSDLFTFKEKLSIMYNMYNTLEDEDIKELTVEEFFKVIINEKIYDKLIEPLLTSHYASDISKQSMVSLMPELSFLTIQKEDINKILEDMYDRNVIDNITVGSEYRLKFTLKSFIETLESNFSDKVFLELNRKVEKIEKKGDKYLVHSNGSIYYYDYVILTLNQKNFLPWFNEDEKITEFYSDMKYVSNIVVTLVYKRDELHINREIGEIIFPKDDSEYVTKLEYVSNKWIDIKMSGIQIVRAYINREKAVSELMDKSDSEIIEIIEKELTKVHGTIGKVSRYYVSKVKDNYRFRCKKYNKNINKFNDYMKKEYPNVFIIGKSKKGTTLENTVLEAKEVAKQILENIR
- a CDS encoding ABC transporter permease; amino-acid sequence: MSNIENIFADRRKKEQELKLTYSKYIFNSHLIMFLIIVLGAVLINYSKWIAVASQFELYSVFIAASLAFSYYLISTKIKTYIKEADAVFLLPLEKYYKNVGRKTVINVSVTHIIAFVIFYFAVKPITSIIGNIDKLSICLLLMVIVINNLLKYVQVIHYKEIIWIKILQFIVTFIQIIAVFIINTYIHIADMAGIISLAFCAYYVIKNSTGSKSSEDQEKLVVKWNEAAEYDKHRMESYLKFVNMFVDVPLSGVKVARRKYFDALLPKLTKDNFTKENSFKYYYYRVFLRQENTVFLALRLMLLSGLIIFSFKNPYVSAVVIISYSYLTIIQLVPLYKQMSNNIWHSILPVDESIKIDSFKKLLTVVMLITTILLALFALLFSNFEGMTIVIIIASVVLANIIAKIFIEKVK